In a single window of the Streptomyces sp. NBC_00285 genome:
- a CDS encoding DddA-like double-stranded DNA deaminase toxin produces MLRLLISAGLVAGLLGTPVTAVAADPAPLPEGVRADIVTYWRTGGTGLREAAEEALLGGDEAVRKFLQDAESIQNTDNRIESARLAMTSGPYVREAAVAALQKTPAELEDFLLFGYQEPQDQDNRIETARVTTLGGTYVREAGEAALQGSAEDRALFLSEGQYTAQQTDNRIETAYLATNGTPNVKTAATLALRGTPQDIAEFLDIGQVTARARDVEQTNIEDLLKQAKQSGKLAADATERAEEASAKSVEASKLAKEAAQNAAEEAEAAKNDAKLASVKARQAADAARAAAESAQVAIGAADAANAAARRASIAAAQTASAAAKAATAADEAHKRAVAAGQNAQNAAAARTAATNARKAADAAEASGVAAENAGKASEAAARAATNAKGAATNARAAADAAIQANDYADAAGAHSDEARSAAAEARRHADAADRAADRSAALAARSAKAAYAARDAANSAAGHARKAADFADDAAAHAGDAATYAATAKKNADQAKIAADAATSAVNQAKEIYALARETETAELDTRTDAAIERARSMRAASEAAIKASASTEVGARSLDTEAAELAQEAGRPDVDIQATAAKGRQLAMQAMKLLGPWQQEAAARALSGTDQDVLDYLRTRWKEADQNDIRQRVVNLSTQSPFESVRTAATSALAGTSEQIEAFYTTGQYETGNTEARVEVAHLATVGGTYLSEAAEATLKDGNPKTLAAFLQAGQYGKRLQDERILTARLATEGGPELKAAATIALAGPAELIHEFVTVDQYMAQRKDDLSTTHNHHLQGLLAEGSMIAAKAHEDAWRAAEAAAKAVNATKEATEASNKAATSAQQAAEHAADADASADAAESSAAEAAASAATARDAANRADSAAEAAEDSAAEAEFSAAYARESARRADKAKDDAHASALAAGKSADEAKAEASAAWERTRQLAEAELEEANRQAEENRKAQEGPRKKTCVPGRFAPAPCQLPIFRWIYEAVTPGTTTHTVVWEITGLADIEKCILDPTAADCAMAAVGVLPWGKLKLLGKFEEGVDALMDARAARRAVECLAESGTQRFAAAEDSCPALLKKVGEILDGLPEWKTGDRTVGELLDDSGNPIPDLPPGIAQMKSGEKWYDGEGNAYDDPLWAEAQKRLAGKKGFPATKNAKYKASSHVETKYAVWMDNNNIKNATVVINNNAGVCDKAQNCVDAVGYILPVGSKLTVYYPGGKKVLYGARP; encoded by the coding sequence ATGCTGCGCTTGTTGATTTCCGCCGGTCTGGTGGCGGGCCTGCTCGGTACGCCCGTCACGGCAGTGGCGGCGGATCCGGCGCCACTGCCCGAGGGTGTGCGTGCGGACATTGTCACGTACTGGAGGACCGGCGGCACCGGTCTGAGGGAAGCCGCCGAAGAGGCGCTGCTTGGCGGTGACGAGGCCGTCCGGAAATTTCTCCAGGACGCCGAGTCCATCCAGAACACCGACAACCGCATCGAGTCCGCGCGCCTGGCCATGACCAGTGGTCCCTATGTTCGTGAAGCCGCCGTCGCAGCTCTGCAGAAGACGCCGGCCGAGTTGGAGGATTTCCTCCTTTTCGGCTATCAGGAGCCGCAGGACCAGGACAACAGGATCGAAACCGCCCGGGTGACGACCTTGGGCGGCACGTACGTACGGGAGGCGGGCGAGGCCGCCCTCCAGGGTTCCGCCGAAGATCGCGCGCTCTTCCTGAGCGAGGGCCAGTACACGGCCCAGCAGACCGACAACCGGATCGAAACCGCCTACCTGGCCACCAACGGCACCCCGAACGTCAAGACGGCGGCGACGCTCGCCCTGCGCGGCACGCCCCAGGACATCGCCGAGTTCCTGGACATCGGCCAGGTCACGGCACGCGCCCGTGACGTGGAACAGACCAATATCGAGGACCTGCTCAAGCAGGCGAAGCAGTCCGGCAAATTGGCTGCGGATGCTACTGAGCGGGCGGAGGAGGCGTCCGCGAAGTCGGTCGAGGCCTCCAAGTTGGCCAAAGAGGCCGCTCAGAATGCGGCAGAGGAGGCTGAGGCCGCCAAGAATGACGCCAAGCTAGCAAGCGTCAAGGCCCGGCAGGCCGCAGACGCTGCCAGGGCCGCCGCAGAGTCCGCCCAGGTGGCTATCGGAGCGGCTGATGCAGCCAACGCGGCTGCTCGACGGGCTTCAATCGCGGCCGCGCAAACAGCTTCGGCCGCAGCCAAGGCCGCGACTGCCGCCGACGAGGCGCACAAGCGGGCTGTCGCCGCCGGCCAGAACGCGCAGAACGCCGCCGCAGCGCGAACCGCTGCCACCAACGCGCGCAAGGCCGCAGACGCGGCCGAGGCATCGGGGGTCGCCGCCGAGAACGCCGGAAAGGCCTCTGAAGCCGCCGCGCGGGCCGCGACCAACGCCAAGGGCGCGGCCACCAACGCGCGCGCGGCGGCTGACGCCGCGATACAGGCAAACGACTACGCCGACGCCGCAGGTGCGCACTCGGACGAGGCCAGGAGCGCCGCGGCTGAGGCACGCCGTCACGCCGATGCCGCCGATCGAGCCGCCGATCGGTCTGCGGCTCTGGCCGCCCGTTCCGCGAAGGCCGCCTACGCCGCACGTGACGCCGCGAACTCGGCTGCGGGCCACGCACGCAAGGCCGCAGACTTCGCAGACGATGCGGCCGCCCACGCCGGCGACGCAGCCACCTACGCCGCCACGGCCAAGAAGAACGCTGACCAGGCCAAGATCGCTGCGGATGCCGCGACAAGCGCAGTCAACCAAGCCAAAGAGATCTACGCCCTGGCGCGGGAGACCGAGACCGCCGAACTCGACACCCGCACCGATGCGGCAATCGAGCGCGCTCGGTCGATGAGGGCCGCATCCGAAGCCGCCATCAAGGCGTCTGCGTCCACCGAGGTCGGGGCCCGGTCCCTGGACACTGAAGCGGCCGAGCTGGCCCAGGAAGCTGGCAGGCCCGACGTCGACATCCAGGCCACCGCCGCCAAGGGCCGCCAGCTTGCCATGCAGGCCATGAAGCTGCTCGGCCCCTGGCAGCAGGAAGCCGCCGCCCGCGCCTTGTCCGGAACCGACCAAGACGTCCTGGACTACCTGCGCACCCGCTGGAAAGAGGCCGATCAGAACGACATCCGGCAGCGGGTCGTCAACCTCAGCACGCAAAGCCCGTTCGAATCCGTCCGCACCGCGGCAACCAGCGCCCTCGCCGGCACCTCGGAACAGATCGAGGCCTTCTACACCACCGGCCAGTACGAAACCGGGAACACCGAAGCGCGGGTCGAGGTCGCCCACCTGGCCACTGTGGGCGGCACGTACCTCAGTGAGGCCGCGGAGGCCACGCTCAAGGACGGAAACCCCAAGACACTCGCCGCGTTTCTGCAGGCGGGACAGTACGGCAAGCGGCTCCAGGACGAACGGATCCTCACCGCACGGCTGGCCACCGAAGGAGGCCCCGAGCTCAAGGCGGCCGCCACGATCGCACTGGCTGGCCCCGCCGAACTGATCCACGAGTTCGTCACCGTCGACCAGTACATGGCCCAACGGAAGGACGACCTCTCCACCACCCACAACCATCACCTCCAAGGCCTCCTGGCCGAAGGGTCGATGATTGCGGCCAAGGCACACGAGGACGCCTGGCGTGCCGCCGAAGCCGCCGCCAAGGCTGTCAACGCGACGAAGGAAGCCACAGAAGCCTCCAACAAGGCTGCGACATCTGCCCAGCAGGCCGCAGAACACGCTGCCGATGCTGACGCTTCCGCCGATGCCGCCGAAAGCAGCGCCGCCGAGGCCGCAGCCTCCGCCGCAACCGCACGCGATGCCGCCAACCGGGCAGATAGTGCCGCCGAAGCCGCCGAAGACTCGGCGGCCGAAGCAGAATTCTCTGCCGCCTATGCCCGCGAATCGGCAAGAAGAGCGGACAAGGCGAAGGATGACGCGCATGCCTCTGCTCTTGCCGCAGGTAAGAGCGCAGACGAGGCCAAGGCAGAGGCCAGCGCCGCCTGGGAGCGGACGCGCCAGCTCGCCGAAGCGGAGCTGGAAGAAGCAAACCGCCAGGCCGAAGAAAACCGCAAGGCACAAGAAGGTCCCCGCAAAAAGACCTGTGTGCCGGGCCGGTTCGCCCCCGCACCCTGCCAACTACCCATCTTCCGGTGGATCTACGAAGCAGTCACGCCCGGCACCACCACACACACCGTTGTGTGGGAGATAACCGGCCTCGCGGACATCGAAAAATGCATTTTGGACCCTACCGCTGCAGACTGTGCGATGGCTGCCGTGGGCGTCCTCCCATGGGGAAAGCTCAAGCTTCTCGGAAAATTCGAAGAGGGCGTCGACGCCCTCATGGATGCCCGTGCAGCCCGCCGTGCTGTTGAGTGTCTGGCTGAATCCGGAACTCAACGCTTTGCGGCCGCCGAAGATTCTTGTCCTGCATTGCTGAAGAAAGTCGGGGAAATTCTTGACGGTCTCCCCGAGTGGAAAACTGGGGACAGGACGGTTGGCGAACTGCTCGACGATAGCGGGAACCCCATTCCCGATCTTCCGCCAGGAATCGCTCAAATGAAGAGTGGTGAGAAGTGGTATGACGGCGAAGGGAATGCGTACGACGATCCGCTGTGGGCGGAGGCGCAAAAGCGCCTGGCTGGGAAGAAGGGCTTCCCGGCGACCAAGAACGCGAAGTACAAAGCATCTTCTCATGTCGAAACAAAATATGCAGTCTGGATGGACAACAACAACATAAAAAATGCCACAGTCGTCATCAACAACAACGCTGGCGTATGCGACAAGGCACAGAACTGCGTGGACGCGGTGGGGTACATCCTGCCGGTCGGCTCGAAGCTCACAGTGTACTATCCTGGGGGTAAGAAGGTTCTGTACGGAGCGAGGCCTTAA
- a CDS encoding S1 family peptidase — translation MSGKHPRKAWTGALLTVVLSAGALSGSAAQAVDGDVAADGVYSFSAKIDVGGGVRSCSGTLLNNQWMITAASCFTEDPTKFASLPVGAPALKSTATIGRTNLSGTTGEVRQITQLIPRTDRDLVLAKLDTPVYGVSFLHPATTAPTTGEALRGAGYGRTKDTWVTDQLHTASYTAGTVEATGLGIDGTPVCKGDTGGPVLREKNGRPELAAVVTNSWQGGCLGTDPAQTRTGAAASRVDDIRAWLTENTASTLNTWNLQMVTNTSTGLYHGMRNSNGDWTGFGDVEKAAGSVTDVAYAADAAIKGKNYVFAVGGDGHLYEAARRATGGWDAFHDMTTELGAKAGLTRVAVTSTGPGLALVGLAGGRVYHATMSADETWSKWADATAKLGTIADATQLTVSQTSGGNTHVGVVAGGKAYHGLRREDGTWSTWGNVTQFATGIGIVGGMAFAGIGGDLQVILTSTNGINKHGIRATDGSWGDFGSLSTKLGTDTATSVDAAAVAGELQAAIVTTDGKVKHALRHADGKWDAPEQVGNIPGIPATVAVTGSAG, via the coding sequence ATGTCTGGCAAGCATCCGCGTAAAGCGTGGACTGGCGCGTTGCTCACCGTGGTGCTCTCAGCTGGAGCACTGTCCGGTTCCGCAGCTCAGGCTGTCGACGGTGACGTCGCCGCGGATGGTGTCTACAGCTTCTCCGCGAAGATCGATGTAGGGGGTGGGGTACGCAGTTGCTCAGGCACCCTGCTCAACAACCAGTGGATGATCACCGCCGCAAGCTGCTTCACCGAGGACCCCACGAAGTTCGCCTCACTGCCCGTCGGAGCACCCGCGCTGAAGTCGACCGCGACGATCGGGCGGACCAATCTGAGCGGCACCACGGGTGAAGTCCGTCAGATCACCCAGCTGATCCCGCGTACCGACCGGGACCTCGTACTGGCCAAGCTCGACACCCCGGTATACGGCGTGAGCTTCCTGCACCCCGCCACGACCGCCCCCACCACGGGCGAAGCCCTCAGGGGCGCCGGCTACGGGCGGACCAAGGACACCTGGGTCACCGACCAGCTGCACACCGCGTCCTACACCGCGGGAACCGTCGAAGCCACCGGCCTGGGCATCGACGGCACCCCGGTCTGCAAGGGCGACACCGGCGGGCCGGTCCTGCGGGAGAAGAACGGCCGCCCAGAGCTTGCCGCGGTCGTCACCAACTCCTGGCAAGGCGGCTGTCTGGGCACAGACCCCGCCCAGACGCGCACCGGGGCGGCAGCCTCCCGGGTGGACGACATCCGCGCCTGGCTGACGGAGAACACCGCCTCCACGCTCAACACGTGGAACCTGCAGATGGTCACCAACACCAGCACCGGGCTCTACCACGGCATGCGCAACAGCAACGGTGACTGGACCGGCTTCGGCGACGTGGAAAAGGCCGCCGGATCCGTCACCGACGTCGCCTACGCCGCGGACGCCGCGATCAAGGGCAAGAACTACGTCTTCGCCGTCGGCGGCGACGGCCACCTCTACGAAGCGGCCCGGCGTGCCACGGGCGGATGGGACGCCTTCCACGACATGACCACCGAACTCGGCGCGAAGGCCGGCCTGACACGCGTCGCCGTCACCTCCACCGGCCCCGGCCTGGCCCTGGTCGGCCTCGCAGGCGGTCGCGTCTACCACGCCACAATGAGCGCGGACGAGACCTGGTCGAAGTGGGCGGACGCCACCGCCAAGCTCGGCACCATCGCCGACGCCACCCAGCTCACCGTCTCTCAGACCTCAGGCGGCAACACACACGTCGGCGTCGTCGCCGGCGGCAAGGCCTACCATGGCCTCCGCCGCGAGGACGGCACCTGGAGCACCTGGGGCAACGTGACCCAGTTCGCGACCGGCATCGGCATCGTCGGTGGCATGGCCTTCGCCGGAATCGGCGGCGACCTCCAGGTCATCCTCACCAGCACCAATGGCATCAACAAGCACGGCATTCGAGCAACCGACGGCAGCTGGGGCGACTTCGGCAGCCTCAGCACGAAGCTCGGCACCGACACGGCCACGTCCGTGGATGCCGCCGCAGTCGCTGGTGAACTCCAGGCCGCGATCGTCACCACTGACGGCAAGGTCAAACACGCACTGCGCCACGCCGACGGCAAGTGGGACGCCCCCGAGCAGGTCGGCAACATCCCGGGCATCCCCGCCACCGTCGCCGTCACCGGCAGCGCCGGCTGA
- a CDS encoding IS701 family transposase, which translates to MTARRPCPPAPGPLEEYAARFDDLFFSLAQRRGFREYLTGLLAPRERNKTITCLAGAEPVTGAGMAGVQRLQFFLSESPWEGERVNDRRLELLREEPATAPHDGGVIVIDDSGDRKDGTATANVGRQWLGRLGKTDNGVVTVTTVWTDGRVYYPLHASPYTPAHHFARGRSDPAFRTKPQLSAALAARGKEAGFGCRAVVADCAYSVSDDWYLALREAGLAYVVALRPHRGTWARADQPHTPIEAAHALAWHDARRPGEWSPVERHFRDGHTETWWAADAHLSGYGPGSPCRLVVATTDSATLPPKATWYLATNLPHPDAPHATTGPHPSADLAEIVRLYGLRPWIEQSYKQVKDELGWADFQVRSDRAIRRHQTLVNCAFSFCWDQWFTPSEPLDPIAPDPCPDDRPERGTKRTPPTPTALLAQGITFSPRMAHPRHHPEPMVASLDGQGPARRAPGPDPRGHQRTRH; encoded by the coding sequence ATGACCGCTCGCCGTCCGTGTCCGCCCGCGCCGGGACCATTGGAGGAGTACGCGGCCCGGTTCGACGACCTCTTCTTCAGCCTGGCCCAGCGGCGAGGGTTTCGCGAGTACCTGACCGGGCTGCTGGCGCCTCGGGAGCGGAACAAGACGATCACCTGCCTGGCGGGGGCGGAGCCGGTGACCGGGGCGGGCATGGCGGGGGTGCAGCGGCTGCAGTTCTTCCTGTCCGAGTCGCCGTGGGAGGGCGAGCGGGTCAACGACCGGCGGCTTGAGCTGCTGCGCGAGGAGCCGGCGACGGCTCCGCACGACGGCGGGGTGATCGTGATCGACGATTCCGGGGACCGCAAGGACGGCACGGCGACCGCGAACGTGGGCCGGCAGTGGCTGGGCCGGTTGGGAAAGACCGACAACGGCGTCGTCACGGTGACCACGGTATGGACCGACGGCCGCGTGTATTACCCGCTGCACGCGAGTCCTTACACCCCCGCCCACCACTTCGCCCGCGGCCGCTCCGACCCGGCGTTCCGCACGAAACCGCAGCTGTCCGCTGCTCTAGCGGCCCGTGGGAAGGAGGCGGGTTTCGGCTGCCGGGCGGTGGTTGCCGACTGCGCCTACTCCGTCAGCGACGACTGGTACCTCGCTCTGCGCGAGGCCGGCCTGGCCTATGTGGTCGCGCTCAGGCCGCACCGCGGCACCTGGGCCCGAGCCGACCAGCCGCACACCCCCATCGAAGCAGCCCACGCCCTGGCCTGGCACGATGCCAGGCGTCCCGGCGAGTGGTCACCCGTGGAGCGTCACTTCCGTGACGGGCACACCGAGACCTGGTGGGCCGCCGATGCCCACTTAAGTGGCTACGGTCCCGGCTCACCCTGCCGCCTGGTCGTGGCCACCACCGACTCGGCCACTTTGCCACCGAAGGCCACCTGGTATCTGGCCACCAACCTGCCCCACCCCGACGCACCCCACGCCACCACCGGCCCCCACCCATCGGCTGACCTCGCCGAAATCGTCCGCCTCTACGGCCTGCGGCCCTGGATCGAGCAGAGCTACAAACAAGTCAAGGACGAGCTCGGCTGGGCCGACTTCCAAGTCCGCTCCGACCGTGCCATCCGCCGCCACCAGACCCTGGTCAACTGCGCCTTCTCCTTCTGCTGGGACCAGTGGTTCACCCCATCCGAACCCCTGGATCCCATCGCACCGGACCCGTGCCCCGACGACCGGCCAGAGAGGGGGACCAAGCGAACCCCACCCACCCCAACTGCCCTGCTGGCCCAGGGCATTACGTTCAGTCCGCGCATGGCTCACCCCCGCCACCACCCTGAACCGATGGTGGCGAGCTTGGACGGACAAGGACCCGCCCGCCGAGCTCCAGGCCCTGATCCACGCGGTCACCAACGGACACGGCATTGA